From Verrucomicrobiota bacterium:
GACGCCATTCGGCTGGGGACGTATGCCGGAGTGGAATTGATGCGACCTTTCATTCAAGTGATCAAGGCGCAAATCGCTGCCCGCGGCTACGAGTTAGGCGTGGATTATTCGCAGACTTGGTCGTGCTATCTCGGCGGTGACCTTCACTGTGGCGAGTGCGGGACGTGCGTGGAGCGGCGTGAGGCATTTCTCCTGGCTGGCGTGCCAGACCCGACGGCTTACGCGAGTACCCGGCCATTGCCGCCGAAGCCACATCTGGTCTGAAACGCGCTTGGCTGCGTCATGAGCCAAACGAAGAACGCGGTCAGAAGGCATTCTCGCTGAGATCCTTGAGGCCGGTATGGATCACGCGCCGGCCTGCAGGTGTCGTTCACTTTTGAATCCGTAAAACCGCGCAGTCCAGGGCTGTTTCGCATTCAATCGGGTTCTTGGCTACATTTGATGAAATGGCTGTGCGCCTTGGGCATCTTCAGACGAATGAGCGCCTTTCTCCTTCATGCGCTTTCAGTGCCGCAGGCTCACAACCAAGAATTGCCGAAGTTCTTCAAACCAAGCATGCATGTCTGCGTGGATTTCGCATTCCTCCGCCAAGCGCCCAAAGACCGGTCACCAGAAAGTGGGCGGTGGCTCCAAGACGATCGGCAACTCGTGAGTCCCGCGTCTACTAAAGGTGTCTCGAACGGCGTTGCGAAGGCGTTCGGGGTTTAGGGCCCCGGTCTCCATCAATAATACCAAGTCGATCAGATCTTTGACGCGGGAATTGGGCTGGCCGGTGCGGGGAAGGGTGTAGGCGTGGAGCTTCTCTGCGAAGTGTTCCTCGCGCGAAATGGACGGGAACGCTGGCGCTGCAATGCCGGCGAACCCGAGCCAGTCGCGCGGCGTGACGACCTCGGCGGGCTCACCCTGCATGTCACCAATCCCGACGTCCAGATGGAACTTCGCGAAAGTACGACCGTCCAACGCCGCTTCCACTGGATAGCGCGCCCCGCCATATGGGGCGTCCAGCTCGAGGGTCGGTTCGCCGATCAGGAAGACAAAGAAATCGCTGAGGTCGCGCGCTGCCGCGGCCTGCAACACGTCCAGAAGGGAATCGGCCGACCGGTCCGCGCCGACGCTGCGGGCCGGCGCCGCCGCAAGCCCGAGGTCAACGTCCTTGGTCGCTCTGGCGGTCTGCAGTTTAAGTTCGAGCGCGTAGGCACCTTTCAAGCGCCAGGGCGGGTTACCTTCGGCGAAAAGCCTGGCGAGCAAGCGATCGAAGGCGACCTGCCGTCGGATTCGTTGTAGGTCTAAGTTCCGGCTTCGTGCGGTTGCGGCCAACCGATCTTCCAACGCGCGGCGGAAAGCACCAGCCGTAGAGTAGCGACGAACTTTCAGGCGGCTTGAAGGGCCTCGCGTAGCCACGGTTCGAGGTTGGGTTTTTGGAGCGTGGCAGTGACTTGCCGATAGGTGATCAGCCCGCGTGCCCGCCCCTCGGCAAGGGCCTGCTGAACCAGATCTCGGCTCGCATCGCCAGACCGTACCACGTCCAGAATGGCACGCAGGGGAATCGTGACGGCGTAACCGCGCTCGTGCAGGATTTCATCCGGCAAGAGCAACGCCTTATGCAGGATGAGGACCGCGGGGGGACCGCTACCGCGGCGAAAATGGGGCGGCACCGTCATGTGGAGTTTGGGGGGATTGGCATCAGAGAGGTCTTTGATACTTAAAG
This genomic window contains:
- a CDS encoding 7-cyano-7-deazaguanine synthase, which translates into the protein DAIRLGTYAGVELMRPFIQVIKAQIAARGYELGVDYSQTWSCYLGGDLHCGECGTCVERREAFLLAGVPDPTAYASTRPLPPKPHLV
- a CDS encoding nucleotidyl transferase AbiEii/AbiGii toxin family protein codes for the protein MLARLFAEGNPPWRLKGAYALELKLQTARATKDVDLGLAAAPARSVGADRSADSLLDVLQAAAARDLSDFFVFLIGEPTLELDAPYGGARYPVEAALDGRTFAKFHLDVGIGDMQGEPAEVVTPRDWLGFAGIAAPAFPSISREEHFAEKLHAYTLPRTGQPNSRVKDLIDLVLLMETGALNPERLRNAVRDTFSRRGTHELPIVLEPPPTFW
- a CDS encoding type IV toxin-antitoxin system AbiEi family antitoxin domain-containing protein, which gives rise to MHIYSGFLNMHAIAARPDHDRLFETAEGQQGYFTAAQAVESGFARSTHTYHVQAGNWVREHRGIYRLRRFPQSADGQLVLWSLWARDRHGIPQGVYSHLTALSIKDLSDANPPKLHMTVPPHFRRGSGPPAVLILHKALLLPDEILHERGYAVTIPLRAILDVVRSGDASRDLVQQALAEGRARGLITYRQVTATLQKPNLEPWLREALQAA